A single region of the Oreochromis niloticus isolate F11D_XX linkage group LG19, O_niloticus_UMD_NMBU, whole genome shotgun sequence genome encodes:
- the plk4 gene encoding serine/threonine-protein kinase PLK4 → MSVSIGDKIEDFKVLTLLGKGSFACVYRAKSVKTGLEVAIKTIDKKAMHKAGMVQRVRNEVEIHCRLKHPSILELYNYFEDSNYVYLVLEMCHNGEMSRYLKERKMPFSEDEARHFMDQTVKGMLYLHTHGILHRDLTLSNLLLTSNMNIKIADFGLATQLKLPNEKHFTMCGTPNYISPEVATRSAHGLESDVWSLGCMFYAFLMGRPPFDTDTVKHTLSKVVLGDYEMPTHVSLEAQDLIYQLLQKDPTQRPSLSAVLDHPFMTQSLLVRTKELGLGDDGSIDSGIATISTAYTSSTSASSGSRLQKRTKHMIGSALPNRMTPIPSLPRQPNSACFEDGDQWQQQQHPLERFNREGRSRAAHGGESAEPHSRYLRRAHSSDRPMSTSTGSTHAELGRCHSEETLAGIGRPVFPVSSTPHPFSEHGRLPSPPVKQPANSGYFSTETALPPNLQFQDLEGVSNWLNTEGSGQRSADGSAHSSRGPLGVHNSWTDKPMSRGVNLHPNLHHQLLSNSDSYRENIPGLEFQPPPDRELKHSSTKPSTDKPKKTLRDVIPPLCASRLKPIRQKTKNAVVSILDTGEVCMELLKCQSGQERVKEVLRISCDGSMVTIYQPNGGKGFPVLDCPPAPPEDILICSYEDLPEKYWKKYQYASKFVQLVKSKTPKVTLYTKYAKVMLMENSPNADLEVCFYDGAKTHKTSELVRVVEKSGKSYTVKGEAGLSGLSPECRRYVELSDEGHAMCLSLEAAITAEEQRSTKNVPFFPITIGRRPASSDAPGSSSVPSHPVPPDTASPPKPPQITPSMISYDGSDFTTASLSKKSSPVRQDLIQSTGKVVKSIFVPNVGWASQLTSGEVWVQFNDGSQLVVQAGVSCITYTCPEGKITRYKENEKLPEHVKEKLHCLSTILGLLANPAAHHLQSH, encoded by the exons ATGAGTGTTTCGATCGGCGATAAAATTGAG GACTTCAAGGTCCTCACTCTGCTCGGGAAGGGCTCCTTTGCGTGTGTTTACCGGGCCAAATCGGTGAAGACTGGTCTGGAGGTTGCCATCAAAACG ATTGACAAAAAAGCAATGCACAAAGCTGGCATGGTCCAACGTGTGAGGAACGAGGTGGAGATTCACTGCCGACTGAAGCATCCTTCCATACTGGAG ctTTACAACTACTTTGAGGACAGCAACTATGTGTATTTGGTGTTGGAGATGTGCCACAATGGAGAGATGAGTCGGTACCTCAAAGAGCGAAAGATGCCTTTCTCTGAAGATGAAG CGAGACATTTCATGGACCAAACAGTGAAAGGGATGCTTTATTTACATACTCATGGGATCTTGCACCGAGACCTGACTTTGTCCAACCTTCTGCTGACCAGCAACATGAACATTAAGATAGCAGACTTTGGCCTGGCCACTCAGCTCAAACTCCCAAACGAAAAGCACTTCACCATGTGTGGCACACCAAATTACATCTCCCCAGAGGTGGCCACTCGCAGCGCCCACGGGCTGGAATCAGATGTTTGGTCACTGGGATGCATGTTCTATGCTTTCCTGATGGGTCGCCCTCCATttgacacagacacagtgaAGCACACTTTGTCCAAAGTGGTTCTCGGGGACTATGAGATGCCTACCCACGTTTCTCTGGAGGCTCAGGACCTGATTTATCAGCTGCTGCAGAAAGACCCCACCCAGCGGCCCAGCCTCTCTGCAGTACTGGACCACCCATTCATGACCCAGAGCCTGCTGGTCAGGACCAAAGAGCTGGGGCTTGGGGATGACGGATCCATTGACAGTGGCATTGCCACCATCTCTACAGCCtacacctcctccacctctgccAGCAGCGGCAGTCGCCTCCAGAAGCGAACCAAGCACATGATAGGCTCTGCTCTGCCTAATCGCATGACACCCATCCCAAGCCTTCCACGCCAGCCCAACAGTGCCTGTTTTGAGGACGGAGAccagtggcagcagcagcagcatccgCTGGAGCGGTTCAACAGAGAGGGCAGGAGCAGGGCGGCTCACGGTGGAGAAAGCGCAGAGCCTCATTCTCGCTACCTGAGGAGGGCTCACTCTTCAGACCGTCCCATGTCCACTTCAACAGGTTCAACTCATGCTGAGCTGGGGCGATGCCACTCAGAGGAGACTCTGGCTGGTATTGGACGCCCAGTCTTCCCCGTGTCCTCCACTCCACACCCGTTTTCAGAGCACGGAAGACTCCCGTCTCCACCTGTCAAGCAGCCAGCAAA TTCTGGGTATTTTTCCACAGAGACCGCACTTCCACCAAACTTGCAATTTCAGGACTTAGAGGGAGTTTCTAATTGGCTCAACACTGAAG GCTCTGGACAGAGGTCCGCAGATGGCAGCGCCCACAGCAGTAGAGGACCTTTAGGTGTTCACAACTCCTGGACAGATAAGCCCATGAGCCGAGGCGTGAACCTTCACCCCAACCTGCACCACCAGCTTCTTTCCAACTCCGACTCATACAGGGAGAACATCCCCGGATTAGAGTTCCAACCTCCTCCTGACAGAGAGTTAAAGCACTCTTCAACCAAACCCAGTACAGATAAGCCGAAGAAAACGCTGAGAGACGTAATCCCGCCTCTGTGTGCCTCCCGACTGAAGCCGATCAGACAGAAGACCAAAAATGctgtt GTGAGCATTTTGGACACGGGTGAAGTTTGTATGGAGCTGTTAAAATGTCAGAGTGGTCAAGAAAGAGTCAAAGAAGTCCTCCGGATTTCCTGTGATGGCTCAATG GTGACGATATACCAGCCTAATGGTGGAAAAGGTTTTCCTGTGCTGGACTGCCCGCCAGCTCCTCCAGAAGATATTCTCATTTGTAGCTACGAGGATCTTCCAG AGAAATACTGGAAAAAGTACCAGTATGCCTCCAAGTTTGTTCAGCTTGTTAAATCCAAGACTCCTAAAGTGACCCTTTACACCAAGTATGCCAAGGTCATGCTGATGGAGAACTCTCCTAACGCGGACCTGGAAGTTTGCTTTTATGATG GCGCAAAGACCCACAAGACGTCCGAACTTGTGCGAGTGGTGGAGAAGAGCGGGAAGTCGTACACTGTGAAGGGCGAGGCGGGGCTGAGCGGCCTGAGCCCGGAGTGCCGGAGGTATGTGGAGCTGTCGGACGAGGGCCACGCCATGTGTTTATCTCTCGAGGCGGCCATCACTGCAGAGGAGCAGCGCAGCACCAAGAACGTCCCTTTCTTCCCCATAACGATTGGCAG GAGACCCGCCAGCTCAGACGCTCCAGGCTCATCGTCTGTGCCCTCGCACCCGGTTCCTCCAGATACAGCATCGCCTCCTAAACCTCCACAAATCACTCCTTCG ATGATTTCCTACGACGGGTCTGACTTCACCACAGCCAGCCTGAGTAAGAAAAGCTCCCCAGTGCGACAGGACCTCATTCAGAGCACAGGAAAGGTGGTCAAGTCGATATTTGTGCCAAATGTTGGATGGGCATCCCAG CTGACGAGCGGAGAGGTATGGGTGCAGTTCAACGATGGTTCTCAGCTGGTGGTTCAGGCAGGAGTTTCCTGCATCACCTACACGTGTCCAGAAGGGAAGATCACCAG GTATAAGGAGAACGAGAAGTTGCCTGAGCACGTTAAGGAAAAGCTTCACTGTCTCTCGACCATTCTCGGCCTGTTGGCGAACCCGGCAGCGCATCACCTGCAGTCCCATTAA